A genomic stretch from Thauera sp. GDN1 includes:
- a CDS encoding carbohydrate kinase family protein produces the protein MSILVCGSVAYDSIMVFHDRFKNHILPEQIHILNVSFLVPDLRREFGGCAGNIAYSLKLLGSDPLIVATVGEDAGPYRARLRELGLREDFVREIAGTFTAQAFITTDLDDNQITAFHPGAMFHSHLNDVRAAKDAKLGIVSPDGADGMLRHAAGFAEAGVPFVFDPGQALPILGSEALLNCLQQARYCTVNDYEARLMCDKTGRSEAELAREVEALVVTLGAEGSRVHWRGEVFAVPAVKADAIVDPTGCGDAYRAGLLHGIVNGWDMRRSAQLAAVMGAIKIAHRGGQNHQPSRSDIASRYREAFGEELW, from the coding sequence ATGTCCATCCTCGTCTGCGGATCGGTCGCCTACGACTCGATCATGGTCTTCCACGACCGCTTCAAGAATCACATCCTGCCCGAGCAGATCCACATCCTGAACGTCTCCTTCCTGGTGCCGGACCTGCGCCGGGAATTCGGCGGCTGCGCCGGCAACATCGCCTACAGCCTCAAGCTGCTCGGCAGCGACCCGCTGATCGTGGCGACCGTGGGCGAGGACGCCGGCCCCTATCGCGCGCGCCTGCGCGAACTCGGGCTGCGCGAGGATTTCGTGCGCGAGATCGCGGGCACCTTCACCGCCCAGGCCTTCATCACCACCGACCTCGACGACAACCAGATCACCGCCTTCCATCCGGGGGCGATGTTCCACTCCCACCTCAACGATGTGCGTGCGGCGAAGGACGCGAAGCTCGGCATCGTCTCGCCCGACGGCGCCGACGGCATGCTGCGCCACGCCGCGGGCTTCGCCGAGGCGGGCGTGCCCTTCGTGTTCGATCCGGGCCAGGCGCTGCCCATCCTCGGTAGCGAAGCGTTACTGAATTGCCTGCAACAGGCGCGCTACTGCACGGTCAATGACTACGAGGCCCGCCTGATGTGCGACAAGACCGGGCGCAGCGAGGCTGAACTCGCGCGCGAGGTGGAGGCGCTGGTGGTCACGCTGGGTGCGGAAGGCTCTCGCGTGCACTGGCGGGGCGAGGTGTTCGCGGTGCCGGCGGTGAAGGCGGATGCGATCGTCGATCCCACCGGCTGCGGCGACGCCTACCGTGCGGGGTTGCTGCACGGCATCGTCAATGGCTGGGACATGCGCAGGAGCGCGCAGCTGGCGGCGGTGATGGGCGCGATCAAGATTGCCCATCGCGGCGGCCAGAACCATCAACCCTCGCGGTCGGACATCGCGTCCCGCTACCGCGAAGCCTTCGGGGAGGAATTGTGGTGA
- a CDS encoding NAD-dependent epimerase, which produces MKILVTGAAGFIGMHTSLRLLARGDEVVGLDNLNDYYDPTLKEARLARLTPHAGFRFVKMDVADRAGMEALFAAERFDRVIHLAAQAGVRYSLQNPHAYIDSNLVGFMNVLEGCRHAQVQHLVYASSSSVYGGNTRMPFSEQDSVDHPVSIYAATKKANELMAHTYSHLYGLPTTGLRFFTVYGPWGRPDMALFLFTRAILEGRPIDVFNHGRMKRDFTYIDDIVEGVIRTLDRVAAPDPVFDALQPNPGTSNAPYRVFNIGNHDPVELMDFVAAIEDALGVRAEKNFLPLQDGDVPATYADTAALDAWTGFAPATGVREGVGRFVAWYRAYYKV; this is translated from the coding sequence ATGAAGATCCTCGTCACCGGTGCCGCCGGCTTCATCGGCATGCACACCTCGCTGCGCCTGCTCGCCCGCGGCGACGAAGTCGTCGGCCTCGACAACCTCAACGACTACTACGACCCGACGCTGAAGGAGGCGCGCCTGGCGCGTCTCACGCCGCATGCCGGCTTTCGCTTCGTGAAGATGGACGTGGCCGATCGCGCCGGCATGGAGGCGCTGTTCGCCGCCGAGCGCTTCGATCGCGTGATCCATCTCGCCGCCCAGGCCGGGGTGCGCTATTCGCTGCAGAACCCGCATGCCTACATCGACAGCAACCTGGTCGGCTTCATGAACGTCCTCGAGGGCTGCCGCCATGCGCAGGTGCAGCACCTGGTGTATGCGTCGAGTTCCAGCGTCTACGGTGGCAACACCAGGATGCCGTTCTCCGAGCAGGACAGCGTCGACCACCCGGTCAGCATTTACGCCGCCACCAAGAAGGCCAATGAGCTGATGGCGCACACCTACAGCCATCTTTACGGCCTGCCGACCACCGGCCTGCGCTTCTTCACCGTGTATGGCCCGTGGGGGCGGCCGGACATGGCGCTGTTCCTGTTCACCCGGGCCATCCTCGAGGGCCGGCCGATCGACGTCTTCAACCATGGCCGCATGAAGCGCGACTTCACCTACATCGACGACATCGTCGAGGGCGTGATCCGCACCCTGGACCGCGTCGCCGCGCCGGATCCGGTCTTCGACGCCCTGCAGCCGAACCCGGGCACCAGCAACGCTCCCTATCGCGTGTTCAACATCGGCAACCACGATCCGGTCGAGCTGATGGATTTCGTCGCCGCCATCGAGGATGCGCTCGGCGTGCGCGCCGAGAAGAACTTCCTGCCGCTGCAGGACGGCGACGTGCCCGCGACCTATGCCGACACCGCCGCGCTCGACGCGTGGACCGGCTTCGCGCCGGCGACCGGGGTGCGCGAGGGCGTGGGGCGCTTCGTGGCCTGGTACCGCGCGTACTACAAGGTCTGA
- a CDS encoding GNAT family N-acyltransferase codes for MLQHIQARQDGAARKSRHLHVGLATCETEILEAQKLRYRVFAEEMGARLPTRTPGVDRDIYDPFCEHLIVRDEAAGRIVGTYRILSPAAARRVGGYYSENEFDLTRLQHLRSRLVEIGRSCIDADYRSGAVIALLWSGLARYMQENGYDYLIGCASVSMADGGHNAASLYNRLREQHLAPLEYHVFPRHALPIGSLRGDLEAEAPPLIKGYLRAGAWICGEPAWDPDFNTADLPILMPINKVDARYARHFMGRQD; via the coding sequence ATGCTCCAGCACATCCAGGCGCGCCAGGACGGCGCCGCGCGCAAGTCGCGCCACCTGCACGTCGGACTCGCGACCTGCGAGACCGAGATCCTCGAAGCCCAGAAACTGCGCTACCGCGTCTTCGCCGAGGAGATGGGCGCCCGCCTCCCCACCCGCACGCCGGGCGTCGATCGCGACATCTACGACCCCTTCTGCGAGCACCTGATCGTGCGCGACGAGGCCGCCGGGCGCATCGTCGGCACCTACCGCATCCTCTCGCCTGCCGCCGCGCGCAGGGTCGGCGGCTACTACTCCGAGAACGAGTTCGACCTCACCCGCCTGCAGCACCTGCGCAGCCGCCTGGTCGAGATCGGCCGCTCCTGCATCGACGCCGACTACCGCAGCGGCGCGGTGATCGCACTGCTGTGGTCGGGCCTGGCGCGCTACATGCAGGAAAACGGCTACGACTACCTGATCGGCTGCGCCTCGGTGAGCATGGCCGACGGCGGGCACAACGCGGCCAGCCTGTATAATCGCCTGCGCGAACAGCACCTTGCGCCGCTGGAATACCACGTCTTCCCGCGCCATGCGCTGCCGATCGGCAGCCTGCGCGGCGACCTCGAGGCCGAGGCGCCGCCGCTGATCAAGGGCTATCTTCGCGCCGGCGCGTGGATCTGCGGCGAACCCGCCTGGGATCCCGACTTCAACACCGCGGACCTGCCCATCCTGATGCCGATCAACAAGGTGGATGCGCGCTACGCCCGCCACTTCATGGGACGCCAGGACTGA
- a CDS encoding TolC family outer membrane protein — MKRILAVCIAGIFSGGALAADLMQVYRDALANDAKFSAARAQYEAGQEKVVQGRAGLLPQIGLGADTTWNDADLKPKGGVSNDYTYNSNGYGVQLTQPLFRWQNWVQFKQGELQTALAATQFGIARQDLVLRVAEAYFNVLNAQDALDAVTQLRMAAAEQLELAKTSFEVGTVTITDVHEAQSRFDLASAQEIAAQNQLEVARQTLAQVIGKQPEPLAGLREGVGLQRPQPENIADWVAAAESGSFGVQAQQLAREIAAREVERARAGHLPTVDIVASHGVNNRPQPSTDRSEATTIGLQLNLPLYAGGRVSSVSREAAALRMKADADLEDARRSAALAARQSWLGVTSGMAQVKALEAARVSSLSALEANKLGYEVGVRINIDVLNAQTQLADTLQQLSRARYDTLLAQLRLKAAAGTLGEEDMQAINALLTN; from the coding sequence ATGAAGCGAATCCTGGCGGTCTGCATCGCAGGCATTTTTTCCGGTGGTGCACTCGCCGCCGACCTGATGCAGGTGTATCGCGATGCGCTCGCCAACGACGCGAAGTTCTCCGCTGCGCGTGCGCAGTACGAGGCCGGGCAGGAGAAGGTGGTTCAGGGGCGCGCGGGGCTGTTGCCGCAGATCGGGCTGGGCGCGGATACGACCTGGAACGACGCCGACCTCAAACCGAAGGGTGGTGTCAGTAACGATTACACCTACAACAGCAACGGCTACGGCGTCCAGTTGACCCAGCCGCTGTTCCGCTGGCAGAACTGGGTGCAGTTCAAGCAGGGCGAGCTGCAGACCGCGCTGGCCGCGACCCAGTTCGGCATTGCCCGCCAGGACCTGGTGTTGCGCGTGGCCGAGGCCTACTTCAACGTGCTCAACGCGCAGGATGCGCTCGACGCGGTGACGCAGTTGCGCATGGCCGCTGCCGAACAGCTCGAACTCGCCAAGACCAGCTTCGAGGTCGGCACCGTCACCATCACCGATGTGCATGAGGCGCAGTCGCGCTTCGATCTCGCCTCGGCGCAGGAGATCGCCGCCCAGAACCAGCTCGAGGTTGCGCGCCAGACATTGGCTCAGGTCATCGGCAAGCAGCCGGAACCGCTTGCCGGCCTGCGTGAGGGCGTGGGCTTGCAACGCCCGCAGCCCGAGAACATCGCCGACTGGGTCGCCGCGGCGGAGTCCGGCAGTTTCGGCGTGCAGGCGCAGCAACTGGCGCGCGAGATTGCCGCGCGCGAGGTCGAGCGCGCGCGCGCGGGCCACCTGCCCACGGTCGACATCGTTGCCAGCCATGGCGTTAACAATCGCCCGCAGCCGAGCACCGACCGCTCGGAGGCGACCACGATCGGCCTGCAACTGAATCTGCCTCTGTACGCCGGCGGGCGCGTGTCTTCGGTGTCGCGCGAGGCCGCCGCGCTGCGCATGAAGGCCGACGCCGACCTGGAAGATGCCCGCCGCAGCGCCGCACTGGCTGCGCGCCAGTCGTGGCTGGGGGTCACCAGTGGCATGGCGCAGGTCAAGGCGCTCGAGGCGGCGCGCGTGTCCTCGCTGTCCGCGCTCGAGGCCAACAAGCTCGGCTACGAGGTCGGCGTGCGCATCAACATCGACGTGCTCAACGCCCAGACCCAGCTCGCCGACACCCTGCAGCAGCTGTCCCGCGCGCGCTACGACACCCTGCTCGCGCAGCTGCGCCTGAAGGCGGCGGCGGGCACGCTCGGTGAAGAGGACATGCAGGCGATCAACGCGCTGCTGACGAACTGA
- the waaA gene encoding lipid IV(A) 3-deoxy-D-manno-octulosonic acid transferase, whose amino-acid sequence MLTRLPYTLLWILALPLVLLRLLWRARRQPAYLRHVGERFGRYRVRAPLAVIWVHAVSVGETRAAEPLVRALLARWPEHSVLLTQMTPTGRDTARMLFKDEPRVLRAYLPYDVGCFAHAFLRHFRPMFGVIMETELWPNLLAACRRRRIPVMLANARLSERSARRYARLPGLTGLTMKALAAIGAQTAADAARLGQLGARRVTVTGNIKFDIAPPAAQLELGKTLRERIGERPVVLAASTREGEEVLLLDAFARHAPPAALLLLVPRHPQRFEEVAALVRARRLGLQRRSEDAAVAATTRVLLGDSMGEMFAYYAAAEVALIGGSWLPFGGQNLIEACAVGTPVVIGPHTYNFQAVADDAVRAGAALRAEDAEAGMRAAMALLADAARREDVSAAGRAFATTHQGATARTIALLQDLQGSTRGK is encoded by the coding sequence ATGCTGACCCGCCTGCCCTACACCCTGTTGTGGATCCTCGCCCTGCCCCTGGTGCTGCTTCGGCTGCTGTGGCGCGCGCGCCGCCAGCCTGCCTACCTGCGGCACGTGGGCGAACGCTTCGGGCGCTACCGGGTGCGCGCCCCGCTGGCGGTGATCTGGGTGCATGCGGTGTCGGTGGGCGAGACGCGTGCGGCCGAACCGCTGGTGCGTGCCCTGCTCGCGCGCTGGCCGGAGCACAGCGTGCTGCTGACCCAGATGACGCCCACCGGCCGCGATACCGCCCGCATGCTGTTCAAGGACGAGCCGCGGGTGCTGCGTGCCTACCTGCCCTACGACGTCGGCTGCTTCGCCCACGCCTTCCTGCGCCACTTCCGGCCGATGTTCGGCGTCATCATGGAAACCGAGCTGTGGCCCAACCTGCTCGCCGCCTGCCGCCGCCGGCGCATCCCGGTCATGCTCGCCAACGCCCGCCTGTCGGAGCGTTCCGCACGCCGCTACGCGCGGCTGCCGGGGCTGACCGGGCTGACCATGAAGGCGCTCGCCGCGATCGGCGCGCAGACCGCCGCCGACGCCGCACGCCTCGGCCAGCTCGGTGCCCGGCGGGTCACCGTGACCGGCAACATCAAGTTCGACATCGCCCCGCCGGCAGCGCAGCTCGAGCTGGGCAAGACGCTGCGCGAGCGCATCGGCGAGCGGCCGGTGGTGCTGGCCGCGAGCACGCGCGAGGGCGAGGAAGTCCTGCTGCTCGATGCCTTCGCGCGCCACGCCCCGCCCGCTGCCCTGCTGCTGCTGGTGCCCCGCCACCCGCAGCGCTTCGAAGAGGTCGCGGCGCTGGTGCGCGCCCGCCGGCTCGGGCTGCAGCGCCGCAGCGAGGACGCCGCGGTCGCGGCCACGACGCGCGTGCTGCTCGGGGACTCGATGGGGGAAATGTTCGCCTACTACGCCGCAGCCGAGGTCGCGCTGATCGGCGGCAGCTGGCTACCCTTCGGCGGCCAGAACCTGATCGAGGCCTGCGCGGTGGGTACGCCGGTGGTGATCGGGCCGCACACCTACAACTTCCAGGCGGTGGCGGACGACGCCGTGCGCGCCGGCGCCGCCCTGCGCGCCGAGGACGCGGAGGCCGGCATGCGCGCCGCCATGGCACTGCTCGCCGACGCGGCACGGCGTGAAGACGTATCCGCCGCCGGCAGGGCCTTCGCCACCACCCACCAGGGCGCGACCGCGCGCACGATCGCGCTGCTGCAGGATCTGCAGGGCAGCACGCGCGGGAAATAG
- a CDS encoding symmetrical bis(5'-nucleosyl)-tetraphosphatase, which yields MATYAIGDIQGCWAPLERMLDRLAFDQAVDRLWIVGDLVNRGPESLRVLRFLRDLGDAASIVLGNHDLYLLMVAAGLKRRDSDDTLYQVLEAPDRDELIDWLACLPLLKVHGEHVLVHAGLLPGWTVTRAQALAAEVGTALGGARARDFLLNLAGNRPERWSDGLKGWDRLRVIVNALTRLRFCTADGRMDLRAKGAPHKAPPGMMPWFSVPDRFSRTHTVVCGHWSALGFYREPGLIALDSGCVWGGKLTAIRIEDDAVFQVPG from the coding sequence ATGGCCACCTACGCGATCGGAGACATCCAGGGCTGCTGGGCGCCGCTCGAGCGGATGCTGGACAGGCTCGCGTTCGATCAGGCGGTCGACCGCCTGTGGATCGTCGGCGACCTGGTCAATCGCGGCCCGGAGTCGCTGCGCGTGCTGCGCTTCCTGCGCGACCTCGGCGATGCGGCGAGCATCGTGCTCGGCAACCACGACCTGTACCTGCTGATGGTGGCCGCGGGACTGAAGCGCCGCGACAGCGACGACACGCTCTACCAGGTGCTGGAGGCGCCCGATCGCGACGAGCTGATCGACTGGCTGGCCTGCCTGCCGCTGCTCAAGGTGCATGGCGAGCACGTGCTGGTCCATGCCGGCCTGTTGCCGGGGTGGACGGTGACGCGGGCCCAGGCGCTGGCCGCCGAGGTCGGCACCGCGCTCGGCGGCGCGCGGGCGCGCGATTTCCTGCTCAATCTGGCCGGCAACCGCCCCGAGCGCTGGTCGGACGGCCTGAAGGGCTGGGACCGCCTGCGGGTGATCGTCAATGCCCTGACCCGCCTGCGCTTCTGCACCGCCGACGGGCGCATGGACCTGCGTGCCAAGGGCGCGCCGCACAAGGCACCGCCGGGCATGATGCCGTGGTTCAGCGTGCCCGACCGTTTCAGCCGCACCCACACCGTGGTGTGCGGGCACTGGTCGGCGCTCGGCTTCTACCGCGAGCCGGGGCTGATCGCGCTCGATTCCGGCTGTGTGTGGGGGGGCAAGCTCACTGCGATCCGCATCGAGGACGACGCGGTGTTCCAGGTCCCGGGCTGA
- a CDS encoding HIT family protein, which produces MTDTHAADTCVFCRIARGELPASRVYEDEHTLAIMDIQSVNPGHMLVLVKPHRANVYALEDELAGAVFRTAARMARAAKKAFGCEGVTLFQANEKAGAQTVFHFHIHVLPRWEGDGMELAWPVKNPPREALEGMAAKLRGALDTQG; this is translated from the coding sequence ATGACCGATACCCACGCCGCCGATACCTGCGTCTTCTGCCGCATCGCCCGCGGCGAGCTGCCCGCGTCCAGGGTCTACGAGGACGAGCACACGCTGGCGATCATGGACATCCAGTCGGTGAATCCCGGCCACATGCTGGTGCTGGTCAAGCCGCACCGCGCCAACGTCTATGCGCTCGAGGACGAGCTCGCCGGCGCGGTGTTCCGCACCGCAGCGCGCATGGCCCGCGCCGCCAAGAAGGCATTCGGCTGCGAGGGCGTGACGCTGTTCCAGGCCAACGAGAAGGCCGGCGCGCAGACCGTGTTCCACTTCCACATCCACGTTCTGCCGCGCTGGGAAGGCGACGGCATGGAGCTGGCCTGGCCGGTGAAGAACCCGCCGCGCGAGGCGCTGGAGGGGATGGCGGCGAAGCTGCGCGGGGCGCTCGATACGCAGGGCTGA
- a CDS encoding lysophospholipid acyltransferase family protein, with product MNTSDQACTEAAACLPPAHGTAHAGTARADAQPALSSRAVRAWRYLRLALHLVQGVATIALVYPFTARTTHQALRRRWSRRLLGVLGIELEARGEAIAPGCMLVANHISWVDIFVINALVPAAFVSKAEVRAWPVIGWLAARNDTIFLRRGSRGHARIINAETAALLDAGCNVAIFPEGTTTDGSTLLHFHGALLQPAIACGHPVQALALQYRSPDDRFSAAPAYVGEMSLGECIANIVAAPRTIARLTVAAPIATADGADRRMLAARTRAQIAGVIGVGVTGEG from the coding sequence ATGAACACGAGCGACCAGGCCTGCACCGAAGCGGCCGCCTGCCTGCCGCCGGCGCATGGCACGGCGCACGCCGGCACCGCCCGTGCCGACGCGCAACCCGCGCTCAGCTCCCGTGCCGTGCGCGCCTGGCGCTACCTGCGCCTCGCGCTGCATCTCGTGCAGGGCGTGGCGACCATCGCGCTCGTCTATCCCTTCACTGCCCGCACCACCCACCAGGCACTGCGCCGGCGCTGGTCGCGGCGCCTGCTGGGCGTGCTCGGCATCGAGCTCGAGGCCCGCGGCGAGGCGATCGCGCCCGGCTGCATGCTGGTCGCCAACCACATCTCGTGGGTGGACATCTTCGTCATCAATGCGCTCGTCCCGGCCGCCTTCGTGTCCAAGGCCGAGGTGCGCGCCTGGCCGGTGATCGGCTGGCTGGCGGCACGCAACGACACCATCTTCCTGCGCCGCGGCAGCCGCGGCCACGCCCGCATCATCAACGCGGAGACCGCCGCGCTGCTCGACGCCGGCTGCAACGTCGCGATCTTCCCCGAAGGCACGACCACCGACGGCAGCACCCTGCTGCACTTCCACGGCGCGCTGCTGCAACCGGCGATCGCCTGCGGCCATCCGGTGCAGGCGCTGGCGCTGCAGTACCGCAGCCCCGACGACCGCTTCAGCGCCGCGCCGGCCTATGTCGGCGAGATGAGCCTGGGCGAGTGCATCGCCAACATCGTCGCCGCCCCGCGCACGATCGCCCGCCTCACCGTGGCGGCACCGATCGCCACCGCCGACGGCGCGGACCGGCGCATGCTCGCGGCACGGACACGAGCGCAGATTGCCGGCGTGATCGGCGTGGGCGTCACCGGCGAGGGGTGA
- a CDS encoding DUF3426 domain-containing protein, with protein sequence MMLTRCPACQTVFRLRPEQLQARGGEVRCGHCYRPFNALEHALEMPATEETPPTPPPAAQAADTPPPRVFPGVLRSGRRPPPPGPLADADTLAVTTAATSSTPPPPEAEAEETPPAAIRHDPADTLDAVHHEPDLARLDAAYGRPQRTTHPVLKAVGGLLVLVLTALLGAQSAYLYRMEIARELPGLRPLLAEACAHFGCSIPYPQDAERIAIEASDLQSEPGKRGHYLLHATLNNRAEYPQRWPHLELTLTDAGDKPISRRVLAPAEWQNPGETREAFPARTAIELRLPFQVPGLAPTGYRIYAFYP encoded by the coding sequence ATGATGCTCACGCGCTGCCCCGCCTGCCAGACGGTCTTCCGGCTGCGGCCCGAGCAGCTCCAGGCCCGCGGCGGCGAAGTCCGCTGCGGGCATTGCTACCGCCCGTTCAATGCGCTCGAGCATGCGCTCGAGATGCCGGCGACCGAGGAGACGCCGCCCACTCCGCCCCCTGCTGCGCAGGCTGCCGACACTCCGCCGCCCCGCGTGTTTCCCGGCGTGCTGCGTAGCGGGCGCCGCCCGCCACCGCCCGGGCCGCTGGCGGACGCGGATACGCTGGCGGTGACGACTGCCGCCACGAGCAGCACGCCTCCCCCCCCCGAGGCGGAAGCAGAGGAAACGCCGCCCGCAGCAATCCGGCACGACCCGGCGGACACCCTCGACGCCGTACATCACGAGCCCGACCTCGCGCGCCTGGACGCCGCCTACGGCCGGCCGCAGCGCACGACCCATCCGGTGCTGAAGGCCGTGGGCGGGCTGCTCGTGCTCGTGCTCACCGCGCTCCTCGGCGCACAGAGCGCCTACCTCTACCGGATGGAGATCGCACGCGAGCTGCCCGGCCTGCGCCCGCTGCTCGCCGAGGCCTGCGCGCACTTCGGATGCAGCATCCCCTATCCGCAGGACGCCGAACGCATCGCGATCGAAGCCTCGGACCTCCAGTCGGAACCGGGCAAGCGCGGCCACTACCTGCTGCACGCCACGCTCAACAACCGTGCAGAATACCCGCAACGCTGGCCGCACCTGGAACTGACCCTGACCGATGCCGGCGACAAGCCGATCTCCCGGCGGGTGCTCGCCCCTGCCGAGTGGCAGAACCCCGGCGAGACCCGGGAAGCCTTCCCGGCGCGGACCGCCATCGAGCTGCGCCTGCCCTTCCAGGTGCCCGGCCTGGCGCCGACCGGCTATCGCATCTACGCCTTCTACCCGTGA
- a CDS encoding glycine zipper 2TM domain-containing protein gives MRKRGWNLRALAAAAVAVLVLGGCAQGLGGGTYSRTEARRAMTVQFGTVESVRGVLLEGTKTPVGTVAGAAVGGIAGSTIGGGRGQAVATVIGAVAGGLAGSAVEEGATRTQGVEVTVRLDNGQFLAVVQADEGEGFRPGERVRVLRDGGTTRVSR, from the coding sequence ATGAGGAAGCGGGGCTGGAATCTGCGCGCGCTGGCGGCTGCGGCCGTCGCCGTGCTGGTGCTCGGCGGCTGCGCCCAGGGCCTGGGTGGCGGCACGTATTCGCGCACCGAGGCGCGGCGCGCGATGACGGTGCAGTTCGGCACCGTGGAATCGGTGCGCGGCGTGCTGCTCGAAGGCACCAAGACGCCGGTCGGCACGGTCGCCGGCGCCGCGGTGGGCGGCATCGCCGGCAGCACGATCGGCGGCGGGCGCGGCCAGGCCGTGGCCACGGTGATCGGTGCGGTGGCGGGCGGTCTGGCGGGCTCGGCGGTGGAAGAGGGCGCGACCCGCACCCAGGGCGTCGAGGTCACGGTGCGCCTGGACAACGGCCAGTTCCTCGCCGTGGTGCAGGCGGACGAGGGCGAGGGCTTCCGCCCCGGCGAGCGGGTCAGGGTGCTGCGCGACGGTGGCACGACGCGCGTGTCGCGCTGA
- the prmA gene encoding 50S ribosomal protein L11 methyltransferase, whose translation MWISVTLHADADKAEALSDALMEAGALSVSIEDADAGTDAEKPQFGEPGHLPTSLWDHSRVIALFDGGTGTPELEAALAEASRAAGLDAVPAFSTTEVAEQNWVQLTQSQFDPIRITDRLWIVPSWHQAPDAGAINIELDPGMAFGTGSHPTTRLCLEWLCEAVTPGCSVLDYGCGSGILGIAAAKLGAGDVLGIDIDEKAVEAARDNAARNQVSLRLQHSAVPVGDTFAVVVANILTNPLCVLAPAIAARVAPGGRVALSGVLETQAGQVIEAWAPYLALEVGACLDGWIRLEGRRPAA comes from the coding sequence ATGTGGATCTCGGTGACCCTCCACGCCGACGCCGACAAGGCCGAGGCACTGTCCGACGCGCTGATGGAAGCCGGTGCGCTGTCGGTTTCCATCGAGGATGCGGATGCCGGCACCGACGCCGAAAAACCGCAGTTCGGCGAGCCCGGCCACCTGCCCACCAGCCTGTGGGACCACAGCCGGGTGATCGCGCTGTTCGACGGCGGGACCGGCACTCCGGAGCTCGAGGCCGCGCTCGCCGAAGCCAGCCGCGCCGCGGGCCTGGACGCGGTGCCTGCCTTCTCCACCACCGAAGTGGCCGAGCAGAACTGGGTGCAGCTCACGCAGAGCCAGTTCGATCCGATCCGCATCACCGACCGGCTGTGGATCGTGCCGTCCTGGCACCAGGCGCCCGATGCCGGCGCGATCAACATCGAGCTCGATCCGGGCATGGCCTTCGGCACCGGCTCGCACCCGACCACCCGCCTGTGCCTGGAGTGGCTGTGCGAGGCGGTGACGCCCGGCTGCAGCGTGCTCGACTACGGCTGCGGCTCGGGCATCCTCGGCATCGCCGCGGCCAAGCTCGGCGCCGGCGACGTGCTCGGCATCGACATCGACGAGAAGGCGGTGGAGGCGGCGCGCGACAACGCCGCGCGCAACCAGGTGAGCCTGCGCCTGCAGCACTCGGCGGTGCCGGTGGGCGACACCTTCGCGGTGGTCGTCGCCAACATCCTCACCAATCCGCTGTGCGTGCTGGCACCGGCGATCGCCGCGCGCGTCGCTCCGGGCGGCCGGGTGGCCCTGTCCGGCGTGCTCGAAACCCAGGCCGGACAGGTCATCGAGGCCTGGGCGCCCTACCTCGCGCTCGAAGTCGGCGCCTGCCTCGACGGCTGGATCCGCCTGGAAGGCCGCCGCCCCGCAGCATGA